Proteins from a single region of Calonectris borealis chromosome 14, bCalBor7.hap1.2, whole genome shotgun sequence:
- the LOC142088039 gene encoding uncharacterized protein LOC142088039 isoform X1, whose translation MKKDIESLIVQEKAEIVAKYEQGRQEGAQIDPWEDADFTLYKVTDRFGFLHEQELPTRTALEEKQKQQEIERVDKWLKMLKKWGKYRNSDKMCRRVYKGIPLQVRGQVWSLLLDVEKMKKENEGKYEQMKEQAKCFSSEIKQIDLDVNRTFRNHIMFRDRYGVKQQALFHVLSAYSVYNTEVSYCQGMSQIAAILLMYLNEEDAFWALAQLLTNQRHAMHGFFIPGFPKLQRFQAHHEQILSKLFPKLKKHMDKEQMTTGIYTTKWFLQCFIDRTPFTLTLRLWDIYILEGERVLTAMAYTILKLHKKRLLKMTLEDLREFLQEKIAASLQYEDDAVIEQLQVSMTELRKMKFDLPPPAKPEEFPRKPLGLELSLNPVAMKANVAANGQNGRVGEHPLDREPHPHRGPRVPGETTAAEARTPTPQGGGAAEATDVHLHPPGGGLPGEEGRGEPTGDGQPPSLLKASETQAHHHLLPSALSPGQPLLAPSRAMVDHESVSLPAPAERGSSDSSLQNTPSPLDSSTAELSATDHAVRQPDPAALPAGEQASSPCEEKALDAPPHPLPGGWRRLSGASQHDGSPESERGEETAEKRCRAALPAKTDLKCLASKAASTGELASLQQNGPGSTAGTARWPEGLGALPAQGLAAGSVPLLPGSQTAAAGLGEGCPSQRSPSPAAEGNSPYAVIKTTTPLHLAHATEQDFSNRKQVALPLPETGRPLPATSTPPPLALDPEEADAQKSLQKPLNALKGPRPPLSPKPKLPPQVAKSRSENSFLSGSPPLAKLPKSVTF comes from the exons ATGAAGAAAGATATAGAGTCTTTAATAGTCCAGGAAAAAGCGGAGATCGTTGCCAAGTATGAGCAG GGCAGGCAGGAAGGAGCTCAGATTGACCCGTGGGAAGATGCTGATTTCACGCTGTATAAAGTTACAGACCGGTTTGGATTCCTGCA CGAGCAGGAGCTGCCGACCCGCACGGCCTTGGAGGAGAAG CAAAAACAGCAGGAAATCGAACGCGTGGACAAGTGGCTAAAGATGCTGAAGAAATGGGGCAAATACAGAAACAGTGACAAg ATGTGCCGGCGAGTGTACAAAGGGATCCCGCTTCAGGTGCGAGGCCAGGTCTGGTCGCTTCTGCTGGATGTCGAGAAGATGAAGAAGGAGAACGAAGGAAAATACGAG caAATGAAAGAACAAGCAAAGTGCTTTTCATCGGAAATCAAGCAGATAGATTTGGACGTTAACCGCACCTTCCGAAACCACATCATGTTTCGGGATCGCTACGGAGTGAA GCAACAGGCGCTCTTCCATGTCCTGTCAGCATACTCGGTTTATAACACC GAAGTGAGCTACTGCCAAGGGATGAGCCAGATCGCAGCCATCCTCCTGATGTACTTAAACGAAGAGGATGCATTTTGGGCACTGGCGCAGCTGCTGACCAACCAGCGGCACGCCATGCACG GTTTTTTCATTCCTGGGTTCCCGAAGCTGCAGAGATTTCAGGCTCACCACGAGCAGATTTTAAGCAAACTGTTTCCCAAACTGAAGAAGCACATG GACAAGGAGCAGATGACTACGGGGATTTACACGACCAAGTGGTTCCTGCAGTGTTTCATTGACCGG ACCCCCTTCACCCTCACCTTGCGCCTGTGGGATATCTACATCCTGGAAGGAGAGCGGGTGCTGACGGCCATGGCTTACACCATCCTCAAGCTGCACAAAA AGCGCTTGCTGAAGATGACGCTGGAAGATTTACGGGAATTTCTGCAGGAGAAAATTGCCGCTTCCCTGCAGTACGAGGACGATGCCGTCATTGAGCAACTGCAGGTGTCGATGACGGAGCTGCGCAAGATGAAGTTCGACCTCCCCCCGCCAG CAAAGCCTGAGGAGTTCCCGCGGAAACCCCTGGGCCTGGAGCTCTCCCTCAACCCCGTAGCCATGAAGGCCAACGTGGCGGCCAATGGCCAGAACGGCCGGGTGGGCGAGCACCCCCTGGACAGGGAGCCCCATCCCCACAGGGGCCCCAGGGTGCCGGGAGAAACGACGGCGGCAGAGGCGAGGACTCCCACCCCCCAGGGCGGCGGAGCAGCTGAAGCGACAGACGTCCACCTGCATCCTCCTGGAGGGGGGCTGCCGGGAGAGGAGGGTCGGGGGGAGCCCACCGGGGACGGGCAGCCGCCGTCTCTCCTGAAGGCAAGCGAGACGCAGGCCCATCATCACCTCCTGCCCTCGGCTCTGTCTCCGGGGCAGCCTCTCCTCGCTCCCAGCCGTGCCATGGTGGACCACGAGTCAgtctccctccccgccccggccgaGCGCGGCTCCTCGGACTCCTCTCTCCAAAACACGCCGAGTCCTCTCGACTCGAGCACCGCTGAGCTTTCCGCTACAGACCATGCGGTACGGCAGCCAGATCCTGCTGCCCTGCCGGCGGGAGAACAAGCATCTTCCCCCTGCGAAGAGAAAGCGCTCGATGCACCCCCTCATCCTCTGCCgggcggctggcggcggctcTCCGGCGCGTCGCAGCACGACGGCTCCCCCGAGAGCGAGCGCGGGGAGGAGACGGCCGAGAAGCgctgcagagcggcgctgccGGCCAAAACGGACTTGAAGTGCTTGGCATCCAAAGCTGCATCCACGGGGGAGCTCGCCAGCCTGCAGCAGAACGGGCCGGGGAGCACGGCCGGCACGGCGCGCTGGCCGGAGGGCTTGGGCGCGCTGCCCGcgcaggggctggcagccggcAGCGTGCCCCTCTTGCCCGGCAGCcagacggcggcggcggggctgggtgAGGGCTGCCCCTCCCAGCGGTCCCCGTCCCCCGCGGCGGAGGGGAACAGCCCCTACGCCGTTATCAAAACCACCACTCCCCTCCACCTGGCCCACGCGACGGAGCAGGACTTCTCGAACAGAAAGCAGGTGGCGTTGCCTCTGCCAGAGACTGGACGTCCCCTGCCTGCCACCTCCACGCCACCACCTCTTGCGCTGGACCCGGAGGAGGCAGATGCCCAAAAAAGCCTCCAGAAACCATTAAACGCACTGAAAGGCCCACGACCCCCCCTGAGCCCCAAACCAAAATTACCGCCGCAGGTTGCCAAATCTCGCTCGGAGAACAGTTTCCTTTCAGGCTCTCCTCCCCTGGCAAAGCTGCCCAAGTCGGTGACGTTTTAG
- the LOC142088039 gene encoding uncharacterized protein LOC142088039 isoform X2, translating into MLKKWGKYRNSDKMCRRVYKGIPLQVRGQVWSLLLDVEKMKKENEGKYEQMKEQAKCFSSEIKQIDLDVNRTFRNHIMFRDRYGVKQQALFHVLSAYSVYNTEVSYCQGMSQIAAILLMYLNEEDAFWALAQLLTNQRHAMHGFFIPGFPKLQRFQAHHEQILSKLFPKLKKHMDKEQMTTGIYTTKWFLQCFIDRTPFTLTLRLWDIYILEGERVLTAMAYTILKLHKKRLLKMTLEDLREFLQEKIAASLQYEDDAVIEQLQVSMTELRKMKFDLPPPAKPEEFPRKPLGLELSLNPVAMKANVAANGQNGRVGEHPLDREPHPHRGPRVPGETTAAEARTPTPQGGGAAEATDVHLHPPGGGLPGEEGRGEPTGDGQPPSLLKASETQAHHHLLPSALSPGQPLLAPSRAMVDHESVSLPAPAERGSSDSSLQNTPSPLDSSTAELSATDHAVRQPDPAALPAGEQASSPCEEKALDAPPHPLPGGWRRLSGASQHDGSPESERGEETAEKRCRAALPAKTDLKCLASKAASTGELASLQQNGPGSTAGTARWPEGLGALPAQGLAAGSVPLLPGSQTAAAGLGEGCPSQRSPSPAAEGNSPYAVIKTTTPLHLAHATEQDFSNRKQVALPLPETGRPLPATSTPPPLALDPEEADAQKSLQKPLNALKGPRPPLSPKPKLPPQVAKSRSENSFLSGSPPLAKLPKSVTF; encoded by the exons ATGCTGAAGAAATGGGGCAAATACAGAAACAGTGACAAg ATGTGCCGGCGAGTGTACAAAGGGATCCCGCTTCAGGTGCGAGGCCAGGTCTGGTCGCTTCTGCTGGATGTCGAGAAGATGAAGAAGGAGAACGAAGGAAAATACGAG caAATGAAAGAACAAGCAAAGTGCTTTTCATCGGAAATCAAGCAGATAGATTTGGACGTTAACCGCACCTTCCGAAACCACATCATGTTTCGGGATCGCTACGGAGTGAA GCAACAGGCGCTCTTCCATGTCCTGTCAGCATACTCGGTTTATAACACC GAAGTGAGCTACTGCCAAGGGATGAGCCAGATCGCAGCCATCCTCCTGATGTACTTAAACGAAGAGGATGCATTTTGGGCACTGGCGCAGCTGCTGACCAACCAGCGGCACGCCATGCACG GTTTTTTCATTCCTGGGTTCCCGAAGCTGCAGAGATTTCAGGCTCACCACGAGCAGATTTTAAGCAAACTGTTTCCCAAACTGAAGAAGCACATG GACAAGGAGCAGATGACTACGGGGATTTACACGACCAAGTGGTTCCTGCAGTGTTTCATTGACCGG ACCCCCTTCACCCTCACCTTGCGCCTGTGGGATATCTACATCCTGGAAGGAGAGCGGGTGCTGACGGCCATGGCTTACACCATCCTCAAGCTGCACAAAA AGCGCTTGCTGAAGATGACGCTGGAAGATTTACGGGAATTTCTGCAGGAGAAAATTGCCGCTTCCCTGCAGTACGAGGACGATGCCGTCATTGAGCAACTGCAGGTGTCGATGACGGAGCTGCGCAAGATGAAGTTCGACCTCCCCCCGCCAG CAAAGCCTGAGGAGTTCCCGCGGAAACCCCTGGGCCTGGAGCTCTCCCTCAACCCCGTAGCCATGAAGGCCAACGTGGCGGCCAATGGCCAGAACGGCCGGGTGGGCGAGCACCCCCTGGACAGGGAGCCCCATCCCCACAGGGGCCCCAGGGTGCCGGGAGAAACGACGGCGGCAGAGGCGAGGACTCCCACCCCCCAGGGCGGCGGAGCAGCTGAAGCGACAGACGTCCACCTGCATCCTCCTGGAGGGGGGCTGCCGGGAGAGGAGGGTCGGGGGGAGCCCACCGGGGACGGGCAGCCGCCGTCTCTCCTGAAGGCAAGCGAGACGCAGGCCCATCATCACCTCCTGCCCTCGGCTCTGTCTCCGGGGCAGCCTCTCCTCGCTCCCAGCCGTGCCATGGTGGACCACGAGTCAgtctccctccccgccccggccgaGCGCGGCTCCTCGGACTCCTCTCTCCAAAACACGCCGAGTCCTCTCGACTCGAGCACCGCTGAGCTTTCCGCTACAGACCATGCGGTACGGCAGCCAGATCCTGCTGCCCTGCCGGCGGGAGAACAAGCATCTTCCCCCTGCGAAGAGAAAGCGCTCGATGCACCCCCTCATCCTCTGCCgggcggctggcggcggctcTCCGGCGCGTCGCAGCACGACGGCTCCCCCGAGAGCGAGCGCGGGGAGGAGACGGCCGAGAAGCgctgcagagcggcgctgccGGCCAAAACGGACTTGAAGTGCTTGGCATCCAAAGCTGCATCCACGGGGGAGCTCGCCAGCCTGCAGCAGAACGGGCCGGGGAGCACGGCCGGCACGGCGCGCTGGCCGGAGGGCTTGGGCGCGCTGCCCGcgcaggggctggcagccggcAGCGTGCCCCTCTTGCCCGGCAGCcagacggcggcggcggggctgggtgAGGGCTGCCCCTCCCAGCGGTCCCCGTCCCCCGCGGCGGAGGGGAACAGCCCCTACGCCGTTATCAAAACCACCACTCCCCTCCACCTGGCCCACGCGACGGAGCAGGACTTCTCGAACAGAAAGCAGGTGGCGTTGCCTCTGCCAGAGACTGGACGTCCCCTGCCTGCCACCTCCACGCCACCACCTCTTGCGCTGGACCCGGAGGAGGCAGATGCCCAAAAAAGCCTCCAGAAACCATTAAACGCACTGAAAGGCCCACGACCCCCCCTGAGCCCCAAACCAAAATTACCGCCGCAGGTTGCCAAATCTCGCTCGGAGAACAGTTTCCTTTCAGGCTCTCCTCCCCTGGCAAAGCTGCCCAAGTCGGTGACGTTTTAG